Proteins encoded in a region of the Scomber scombrus chromosome 16, fScoSco1.1, whole genome shotgun sequence genome:
- the trappc3 gene encoding trafficking protein particle complex subunit 3: MSRQSNRTTDSKKMNSELFTLTYGALVTQLCKDYENDEEVNKQLDKMGYNIGVRLIEDFLARSSIGRCQDFRETADVIAKVAFKMYLGVTPSVTNWSPAGDEFSLILENNPLVDFVELPDNHSTLIYSNLLCGVLRGALEMVQMAVDVRFAQDTLRGDNVTEIRMKFIKRIEENLPAGDE, from the exons ATGTCCAGGCAATCCAACCGAACAACAGACAGCAAGAAGATG AACTCTGAGCTGTTCACGCTGACTTACGGTGCTCTGGTCACCCAGCTCTGCAAAGACTATGAGAACGACGAGGAAGTCAATAAACAGTTGGACAAGAT GGGTTATAACATCGGTGTGCGTCTGATAGAAGACTTCCTGGCACGCTCCAGCATCGGCAGGTGTCAGGATTTCCGAGAAACAGCCGATGTCATTGCTAAG GTTGCGTTTAAGATGTACCTGGGAGTCACCCCCAGTGTGACCAACTGGAGCCCAGCGGGAGACGAATTCTCCCTCATCCTAGAGAATAACCCGCTGGTTGACTTTGTGGAGCTGCCCGATAACCACAGCACACTGATCTACTCCAACCTACTGTGTGGGGTCCTCAGAGGAGCCCTGGAGATG GTCCAGATGGCGGTGGATGTGAGATTTGCCCAAGACACTCTGAGAGGGGACAACGTGACAGAAATCCGCATGAAGTTCATCAAGAGGATTGAAGAAAACCTCCCAGCAGGAGACGAGTGA